In Providencia alcalifaciens, the sequence GAATTCCAGCAGTTTTAAGCTTAAGTCTTCAGCATGACCCGCTAAGAAACGGGCTAACAGTTTATTTGCATTGCCTAAACCTAAGTGAATATCCCCACCAGAGTGGCCGCCTTTAAGGCCTTTTAAGGTCATAGTGAAGGTTTTATAACCTTGCGGTAATGCTTCACGGGTTAAATCAAATGTGGCAGTAAAATCAACGCCGCCAGCGCAACCCATATAAATTTCGCCTTCTTCTTCTGAATCGGTGTTGATCAGAATATCAGCTTGTAACCAATTTGGTTGTAAACCAAAAGCGCCGTCCATGCCCGTTTCTTCGGTCATGGTCAGTAATACTTCCAGTGGACCGTGTTCAACGCTGTCATCCGCTAATACTGCTAATGCGGATGCCATTCCAATGCCGTTATCTGCGCCTAATGTTGTGCCTTCTGCAGTGACCCATTCGCCATTAATATAAGGGCGGATAGGATCTTTAGTGAAATCGTGCTCTGTATCGTTATTTTTTTGCGGCACCATGTCTAAGTGAGCTTGCAGTACAACAGGTTTACGGTTTTCGTAGCCTTTAGTCGCCGGTTTACGGATTAAGATATTACCAACTTGGTCACGCTCAACGTGAAATCCTTTCCCTTTAGACCATTCCATTATATGGGCGGCTAAAGCTTCTTCATGTTTTGATGGGTGAGGGATGGAGCAGATTTTAGCGAAAATATCCCACAGTGGTTGTGGTTTTAGCGTTGATAATTGTGACACGTTCTTCTCCTTGGTGCTTTGATCGTAATCTTCCCGTCATATTTCAAGCTGGGGATTGGCTGACACCCAAAACAATCGACTGACGGCGTTCACCACTTAATTCTGGATTAAGCTTAAGTGTAATAACTCAAGTGTTAAGCGGTTTTATGTATTGATTCAGCATAACACTTTCTATCGAATAATGGAGAGCGTTAATAAGAATAATTCATTTAGTAGGATGGTTTCACTGGTTTTTTCTGCGTCAAATCACTATAATCTCGCGCAACCTTTTTTCCGCAAGACACATTTCTGTTTTACTCACCGTCGGGACCCGAATTTTATGAGCGAAAAATATGTCGTAACGTGGGATATGTTGCAAATACATGCCCGTAAACTCGCACAACGTTTATTACCAGCAAAACAATGGACTGGTATCATCGCAGTTAGCCGTGGTGGTTTAGTCCCAGGCGCACTGTTAGCGCGTGAGCTGGGTATTCGTCATGTTGATACCGTTTGTATCTCTAGCTATGACCATAACAACCAACGCGAAATGCAAGTCATTAAACGCGCAGAAGGTGATGGTGAAGGCTTTATCGTGATTGATGATTTAGTGGATACTGGCGGCACAGCGAAAGCCATCCGCGACATGTATCCAAAAGCACACTTCGTGACTATCTTTGCAAAACCAGCTGGTCGCCCATTAGTGGATGACTATGTGGTTGATATCCCTCAAAACACTTGGATTGAACAGCCTTGGGATATGGGCGTTGTGTTTATCGATCCTTTGTGTGAACAAGATAAGTAGTCTGAACTAAATAATTTAAATCTGTTTAGCTGTGATAGGTTACGGTTGTTTGATAAAAACAACACATTATTACCTAAGCGATTTGAGCTAAACACGATATGATAGAGGGGAGTGCAAAATGCACTCCCTTTTTGTTTATGTGACAGATTTAATAGGTAAAAGTAGGGAACCCACATGACTCAGCAAAATTTATCCGAAAAACTTTTTAAACCTCGCGTTAGACAAGTTGAAACATCAACGTTGGTTTCTTATTCCTCCCATACCCTGTCCCAATTAGAGAACCACAGTGTAATAAGTGGCTCTTCCCATAATCATTGGTATCGTACTATTAACCGTTTAATGTGGATTTGGCGTGGTATTGATGCGATTGAAATTGAAGAAGTTTTAAGCCGCATAGCTATTTCAGATGCTAAACGTAGCCGTGAAGAATGGCTTGATACTGTCATTGGTAATCGTCGCGGTAATTGGTGCTTTGAATGGTCCCATCAAGCCATGCACTGGCAGCAAAAAGCTTTAGAATTTGAAAAAGGTCAGGAGGCGTGTGACGCATGGTTACGTGCTGCTAACTTATACAGTATTGCGGCATACCCGTTTATTAAAGGGGATGAGCTGGCGGATCAAGCGATTGTGTTAGCTTGTAAAGCTTATGATAGCGCAGCAAAATTCTCACAGTATCAATTGAAAAAAATCCCATTTAAAGTTGATGGTGGCAAAGAAGTCTGTGGCTTTTTACATATTCCATCAAATGTCCAAGGTCCTTATCCAACGGTGATGGTCTGTGGCATGCTTGATAGCCTACAGACAGATTACAGCCGCTACTTTCGAGAATATTTAGGGCCTCGCGGTATTGCGATGTTAACCTTGGATATGCCATCCATCGGTTATTCCGGAAAATACAGCCTTTCGCAAGAAACCAGCACATTGCATGAACAGATAGTTCGTCAACTCGACACGATCCCATGGATTGACCACACACGATTTGCAATCACAGGGATCCGTTTTGGTGCAAACATCGCCGTTCGTTTAGCGTATATGTGCCCGGATAAAATCAAAGCCGTTGCGGTGATTGGCCCTATCGTTCATAGCCTATTACATGAAGAAAAATATCAGAAAGATATCCCCCGTATGGTGTTAGATGTTTTTGCTAGCCGCTTAGGGGTTTATCAAGTTGATGGTCAATCGTTACGACATGAACTTAGCTGTTATTCATTGCGTAATCAAGGTCTGTTGGGACGCCGTAACCAAGTTCCGATGATGTCAGTGTGTTTTAAAAATGATCCCTACAGTCCGAAAGCTGATTCAGATTTAATAGCGCGTTCATCTATGGATAGTCATTTATTAATGTTGCCAAGTAGCCCTATTTTAGAGGCTTTCGAGCGTTCAATGTCAGATACAACCAAATGGTTAGAAAGTAAAATATTATAATTTTATTGAATAGCTTGCTTATTTTTTAACATTTGCTAAAAAGGGATCTTCCCAAGAAGGAGATCCTTAATATGGCGTTACCGACTGATTACACAAATGGAAAGTTTTTAAAGAAATTTGCTGCGATAGGGCCTTATTTACGTGAGCAACAATCTATCAAAAACTGCTACTTTTTTGATAGCTTGGTTGTCTGTGTTAATGCGAATATCGTGCCTGAAAAACGTGAGTTTTGGGGATGGTGGTTAGAATTATCCTCCACGGATGAAGGGTTCCAATTTGCTTACAAGTTAGGGATCTACAACAATCAGGGAAATTGGCAAGCAAAAGCCTTGAAGGATGCAGCAACCACGGATGCCGTCGAAAAGAACCTGCATGCTTTTCATCAACGCCTTTCTCAGCAATTATCCGATCTAGAATTAAGCTTGTTCCCCTCACCCTTAATGACAGAATTAAAGCTGGAATTAAGCGCATAAAATTGTTTTAAACCAACTTTTGTTTAATTTTGCGTTATGCCTGTTGGCATAACGCGCATCTCCTGATAAAACTGATACCCACTTTGTATTTATTAATCCTAATGGCAGAAAAATGATGAAAAATAGCCAAACACTCGTGGTCAAACTTGGCACAAGTGTCTTAACAGGGGGCTCACGTCGTTTAAATCAAGCTCACATCGTTGAGTTGGTTCGACAATGTGCGCAGCAATATGAAAAAGGTCACCGGATTATTATTGTCACATCTGGCGCAATTGCCGCAGGACGTGAACATCTCAATTACCCCGAACTGCCTGCCACCATTGCATCTAAACAGCTGCTGGCGGCGGTCGGTCAAAGTCGCTTAATCCAATTATGGGAAAGACTTTTTTCCATCTACGGTATTCACATTGGTCAAATGCTATTAACGCGAGCGGATCTTGAAGATCGAGAACGTTTTTTAAATGCGCGAGACACACTGCAAGCGCTGTTAGACAACGGTATTATTCCGGTGATTAACGAAAATGATGCGGTGGCGACAGCAGAAATCAAAGTCGGGGATAATGATAACTTATCCGCACTTGCTGCCATCCTTGGTGATGCAGATAAATTACTGTTATTAACCGATATTGAAGGCCTATACGATGCGGATCCACGCAGTAATCCGAACGCAAAATTAATCCCTGAAGTTCACGGTATTAATGATGATTTACGCCGTATGGCAGGGGATAGCGTAACGGGCTTAGGTACTGGTGGAATGGCAACAAAATTACAGGCGGCTGATGTTGCTGGCCGTGCTGGGATTGATGTGTTCATTGCAGCTGGCAATAAACCAGATGTGATCAATTCAGTGATTGAAAATATCCCTGTGGGAACCCGTTTTTACGGGCAGAAAAACCCAATGGAAAACCGTAAACGCTGGATTTTTGGCGCGCCAGCGGCGGGAGATGTTTATATTGATGATGGCGCGCAACTGGCTATCACCGAAAAAGGCAGCTCGTTATTGCCAAAAGGTATTAAGAAAATTGAAGGGGATTTCTCCCGTGGCGCAGTGATCCGTATTCGCAATATGGCAGGTAAAGATTTGGCGCATGGCGTGAGCCACTATAATAGTGATGCGCTCAGAATGATTGCCGGTCATCATTCCCAAGATATTGGTAAAATCCTTGGCTATGAACATGGCTCAGTAGCCGTTCATCGCGACGATATGATAGTGAGTTAATTATGTTAGAACAAATGGGTAAAGCGGCGCGCGAAGCGTCATGGCAGTTGGCTCAATTCAATACCAAACAAAAAAATAGTGCGCTTGAGCAAATTGCTTCTCTCTTAGAGCAAAAGAGCGCCAGTATTTTAGCGGCTAACCAGCTGGATATGGCTCAAGCAGAGCAAAGTGGTATGAGCGAAGCATTACAAGACCGTTTATTACTGACCCAAGCGCGCTTAAAAAGCATCGCGGATGACGTTAGAAAAGTTTGCCAATTGGCTGATCCGGTAGGACAAGTTCTTGATGGTAGCGAATTAGATAGCGGGTTGAATCTACAACGTCGTCGTGTTCCGTTAGGGGTTATTGGGGTTATCTATGAAGCTCGCCCTAATGTCACTGTAGATGTCGCTTCTTTATGTTTAAAAACGGGAAATGCGGTCATTCTGCGTGGCGGAAAAGAGACGCATAATACTAACCTTGCTGTGGTAGAGGTTATTCAGCAAGCGCTGAAAAATAGCGGATTACCAACCAATGCGGTACAAGCAATCAATAATCCAGATCGCGAATTAGTGACTCAATTATTAAAATTGGATCGCTATGTGGATATGCTGATCCCTCGCGGCGGCGCGGGTTTGCATAAATTATGTCGTGAGCAATCTACGATCCCAGTGATCACTGGCGGAATTGGTGTCTGCCATACTTTTGTCGATGATTCAGTGGATTTTGATAAGGCTCTGAGTGTCATTACGAATGCTAAAGTCCAGCGCCCAAGTGCATGTAATTCATTGGAAACACTGTTAGTTCATGAAGATATTGCGGAGAGTTTCTTACCGCGTTTGAGTGAAAAAATGGCTCATCAGCAAGTGACATTACATGCCAGCGAAAAAGCTATGGCGTT encodes:
- the crl gene encoding sigma factor-binding protein Crl yields the protein MALPTDYTNGKFLKKFAAIGPYLREQQSIKNCYFFDSLVVCVNANIVPEKREFWGWWLELSSTDEGFQFAYKLGIYNNQGNWQAKALKDAATTDAVEKNLHAFHQRLSQQLSDLELSLFPSPLMTELKLELSA
- the pepD gene encoding beta-Ala-His dipeptidase — encoded protein: MSQLSTLKPQPLWDIFAKICSIPHPSKHEEALAAHIMEWSKGKGFHVERDQVGNILIRKPATKGYENRKPVVLQAHLDMVPQKNNDTEHDFTKDPIRPYINGEWVTAEGTTLGADNGIGMASALAVLADDSVEHGPLEVLLTMTEETGMDGAFGLQPNWLQADILINTDSEEEGEIYMGCAGGVDFTATFDLTREALPQGYKTFTMTLKGLKGGHSGGDIHLGLGNANKLLARFLAGHAEDLSLKLLEFTGGTLRNAIPREGHAIIAVPADKVAELTALRTRYEGILQNELAAVEPNLVLLLDETTSDLKALTDDCQQRLVFFLNSAPSGVIRMSDVVKGVVETSLNEGVVKMTEDKAEVIFLIRSLIDSGKNYVVNMLTSLTKLAKAQHRAEGGYPGWQPDADSPVMHIVSDTYQKLFGKIPNIMVIHAGLECGLFKKPYPLMDMVSIGPTIRGAHSPDERVHIESVGQYWTLLTAILKAIPVKN
- the frsA gene encoding esterase FrsA, which gives rise to MTQQNLSEKLFKPRVRQVETSTLVSYSSHTLSQLENHSVISGSSHNHWYRTINRLMWIWRGIDAIEIEEVLSRIAISDAKRSREEWLDTVIGNRRGNWCFEWSHQAMHWQQKALEFEKGQEACDAWLRAANLYSIAAYPFIKGDELADQAIVLACKAYDSAAKFSQYQLKKIPFKVDGGKEVCGFLHIPSNVQGPYPTVMVCGMLDSLQTDYSRYFREYLGPRGIAMLTLDMPSIGYSGKYSLSQETSTLHEQIVRQLDTIPWIDHTRFAITGIRFGANIAVRLAYMCPDKIKAVAVIGPIVHSLLHEEKYQKDIPRMVLDVFASRLGVYQVDGQSLRHELSCYSLRNQGLLGRRNQVPMMSVCFKNDPYSPKADSDLIARSSMDSHLLMLPSSPILEAFERSMSDTTKWLESKIL
- the gpt gene encoding xanthine phosphoribosyltransferase, with protein sequence MSEKYVVTWDMLQIHARKLAQRLLPAKQWTGIIAVSRGGLVPGALLARELGIRHVDTVCISSYDHNNQREMQVIKRAEGDGEGFIVIDDLVDTGGTAKAIRDMYPKAHFVTIFAKPAGRPLVDDYVVDIPQNTWIEQPWDMGVVFIDPLCEQDK
- the proA gene encoding glutamate-5-semialdehyde dehydrogenase, which codes for MLEQMGKAAREASWQLAQFNTKQKNSALEQIASLLEQKSASILAANQLDMAQAEQSGMSEALQDRLLLTQARLKSIADDVRKVCQLADPVGQVLDGSELDSGLNLQRRRVPLGVIGVIYEARPNVTVDVASLCLKTGNAVILRGGKETHNTNLAVVEVIQQALKNSGLPTNAVQAINNPDRELVTQLLKLDRYVDMLIPRGGAGLHKLCREQSTIPVITGGIGVCHTFVDDSVDFDKALSVITNAKVQRPSACNSLETLLVHEDIAESFLPRLSEKMAHQQVTLHASEKAMAFLKDGAAKVVPVQAENLVDEWLSLDLNVEIVSGIDAAIEHIRHYGTAHSDAILTESIRQADYFVQRVDSAAVYVNASTRFTDGGQFGLGAEVAVSTQKLHSRGPMGLDALTTYKWIGYGDFLSRP
- the proB gene encoding glutamate 5-kinase → MKNSQTLVVKLGTSVLTGGSRRLNQAHIVELVRQCAQQYEKGHRIIIVTSGAIAAGREHLNYPELPATIASKQLLAAVGQSRLIQLWERLFSIYGIHIGQMLLTRADLEDRERFLNARDTLQALLDNGIIPVINENDAVATAEIKVGDNDNLSALAAILGDADKLLLLTDIEGLYDADPRSNPNAKLIPEVHGINDDLRRMAGDSVTGLGTGGMATKLQAADVAGRAGIDVFIAAGNKPDVINSVIENIPVGTRFYGQKNPMENRKRWIFGAPAAGDVYIDDGAQLAITEKGSSLLPKGIKKIEGDFSRGAVIRIRNMAGKDLAHGVSHYNSDALRMIAGHHSQDIGKILGYEHGSVAVHRDDMIVS